The Pongo abelii isolate AG06213 chromosome 3, NHGRI_mPonAbe1-v2.0_pri, whole genome shotgun sequence DNA window TTTCCAGAAAAAGTCTGCTGACCCCTGGGCTAGGGCATGGTGGTAACTATTTAAAGTTATGTTCAGCAATAGTTCCAGATTTTAAACTGGTATttcataaaaaatgaaagtttgtttcctgcctgcctgccttctttcctttcttcttagctccctttctcctttctttcccttccatcctttgatttttttttgtctgtcttttacTATCAGTTAAGCTAcagcagaaaatattttagaaaatctaACCCTTTAAATTCTActtgaaaattgtatttttaatgacAATGCTAAAACTCCGAAGGGATTTAAagatcatatttatatttttttgttttttaaggtaaGAATAAAGTATTTAGTTCTTTTATATCTTACTAtccaaaaataaagtttttgagcctaagtattattaaaatatttggatctcatatttaatgtatattttataaatcaaaagTATAGTCTAGAATTGgcttcttttcttgttttgggCATCCACATTCCAAAGAAAGTTTTTAGTGAAAGTTTTAGTTTGCTTCTAGCAAAAATTActggaccgggcgtggtggctcatgcctgtaatcccagctcttagggaggccaaggtgggtggatcacgaggtcaggagatcgagaccatcctggctaacacggtgaaaccccgtctctactaaaaatacaaaacaattagccaggagcggtggcaggtgcctgtagtcccagctactcgggaggctgaggcaggagaatggcatgaacttgggaggcggagcttgcagtgagccgagatcacaccactgcactccagcctgggcgacagagcaagactccgtctcaaaaaaaaaaaaaaaaaaaaaatctgatatatCAAAACTTAAACCTTTTTATCACTTTTCtataaaagtgagaaaaaaagttGGCTGAATTTTGGAAAACCAACTCAAACAACTTTTATCTATCAATTTCCATTACAGaatcaagaatattttaaaaaggcttATAAAGAATAATACTTGCTTCTCGTATTTCTAAATAACTGCACATCCATTCATCCAGAATGATCATTTAAATTGGTGGTCTGGTACCTGTTAAGCTGTTACAACTGAATCTTTCTGGGAGGAAGGCTGGTCTTCAGGGACATAGAGCTAGACCTATAAGGCTAGGTATGGAGCTGAACTTGACTTTAGAGATTGCTGGAGAATGTTAATACTACATACACTGTGTTCTGTCTCCTGTTCATCTCCTTATGTTGGCTCTTGCTGAATTCTTCTTCAGCCAGCGTTCTTCACAAACAAGAATAATCTAAAGATGCTCATTAAAGCGTTTCACTTGAAAGTGCTTAACATACAGAACAGGTCCATGTGCTCGCTGTTCTGACAGTTTGTCAGATTTGCAGGAGTAAAGCAATACATAGAGGCTgattgtggtggctcacacctgtaatcccagcactttgggaggcccaggtgggcagatcacttgaggccaggagttcgagaccagcgtggccaacatggtgaaaccctgtctctactaaaaaatacaaaaattagctgggcgtggtggtgcacgcctgtagtcccaactgctcggtggctgaggtaggagaatcacttgaacccgggaggtggaggtttcagtgagccaagattgtgccactgcactccagcttgggtgacagagtgagatgctatctcaaaaaaaaaaaaaaaaagcaatacataGGTATAAGTAGACCACAGTGTCATGCAgtgttttaaaagttatttttgcttTGAAAAATGTAAAGGTGTGAAAGAGATCAGGTTCAGGCCTGTTAGGatgtaaagtttatttttgttctttaagcCCTCACAATCTGAATTCATGATGAACTTTCGGAGTTGAATTTGGAAGTAGTGGAATATGCAGACATTAAACATCCATCACAACCATCACTTTCTCAGGTCAACCCTACAGATTTCTGATAGAACCCTGAATTTCACAGATGATCAGTGAGTACACTAGGGcttcataataaaatgataatcATAAACATAAGCAACTTTCATTTAAGTCTGAAAACTCTCAGGTCATAGCAGGGAAAATGGATTGGACGGGGGCAAAGACGGTTTCTAGTGTGCATTATCAAATTAAACATTATTTGATTGATATACCTGGAAACCCAAGACATCAGAAAATTTAAGCACAAATACTCtatggaaatagaaaattttttctctatttttctttttattccttcatttgagaaccactggagaACTTGTTTTTAATCGTAAGTAAAGATTATTGCATTGTACTCATGATTCTATATATTAATAGCTTTATGAGTTTCCTACGATCATTATTTGGAAGGCCTACAGTCAGCAAAttctataataaaattaaacttctgCTTTATAGTAATAGCTATTTTTATGACATATACATCAGCTTTCCCTTATTAGGAGCCATGGTAAACTGGTCAATCATGAATACTTACAAATGAACCTTACGAGTTTTTGAAAAAGTTTGTCACATTGTTGACTAAAAGTATGCTACCATTTAAGATGTGGTCGGTTTTAAACATGGGCTTGTTATCTTGATAACTGTGCCAAACAACGACAGTGGGCATCATTCCTGAGACTGCGGTGCAGAGGTGTGCCCTCATCTCAGAAGGTATATTCCGTGTCAGTGGTGTCCCCTGAAGTTATTCAGTGGaaggcactttgagaggcagaggcaggaagatcgcttcagcccaggagtttgagaccaacctggggagcaacatggagaaaccccatctctacaaaaaatataaaaattagtcaggtgtggtggtgtgtacctgtagtcccagctactcaaaaaactaaggtgggaggatcacctgagcctagggaagttgaggctgcagtgatctgagatcttgtcactacactccagcctgtgcaagggtgagatcctgtctcaaaaaaaaaaaaaaaaaacagaaaagaaaaaaattcatttctattttatacagaaagtattataaaattaaaaaacaaattttgttatTATTGGTCTTAAAATCATTTGTATAAAAACTAATGCTCACTTACCACAAGTAAAGTATTAGACTAAAAGGAAACCATGcaactcaaaaattaaataattatattaatacattatcTATGAACAATGCTACCTTCTCCGCCTTGGTCACTAAAGATGCCTTCTGAAGATGGTAACACAAATGGGTGTGTATGTTACCTCGCATTCACGGATTTTCTCCCCTTGAGAATTCCAGGCCATTTCTAATACCTTTATTTCCTGCTTTGGAAGGACTTGGGGAGTTGAAGCATCTCAGCTGACCCAGGTGTTCTAGGTTGGTGCACATTGTTGTTTGAAGGCAATCTGGTTTTCCGTGGGTCCCAACCCAAAGTGGACACTAACtcccagctaatgtttattgagcactctctgtgtgccaggcactgctccacACACTAAACTCCTTTCACCTCAGCCCTGTGGCTACAGGTACTATTGTTATCTACCTTTTGATGACAGTGAATGGAGGTTCAGAGAGGCAGAGCTGCTTAAGGTGGTGCCAGCTGTCTTCATTTGCTAGGACCGCCGTAACAAAGTGCAGATGGCTCAACCAACCAACATGTATTGtcctacagttctggaggccagaagtccagaATCACGATCTCAGCAGGATTGGTTGTCCTTCTGAGAGCTGTGAGGCCCCTGTCCTTGGCTTATGGATGGCCACCTTCTGTGTGTCTCCTCACACTGTCTTCCCTCTGTGCCTTTCTGTCTCCAGCTTCCCCCTTTTTagaaggacatcagtcatattagaTTAGAGACCGCTCTGACGACCTCATTTTTACTTGACTCTAAAGACCCTTTCCCCAAATAAGGTCATGTTTAAAAGGATAttaggagttaggatttcaacatacaaattggGATGGGGAGTGTGTAATTCAACCAGTGACACCAGCTAACAATGACAGGGCAGGGTTTCAATCCAGCAGCCTGGCCCCAGCCTTTTAGTCTCCACCTTACACTTCCTTATTCGTGTGAGGTTGAACCACATGAAACTGCCATTTTTGTGAGTCAGATGGTTAAATATGGGCAGTTTCACATGACTCAACCTGACCGACTTGAGATCAGTTTTCTAAGTATCATCACCCTTTATGTGCCTTGAGAAATGGAGAATACCCAAGAAATGAAGTAAATGGGCTGGAGCCTGGAGAAGTTAAACTCTCTTAAGAATTTATACTCTTAATTCTGTCTCTTAAGGTAGACGAGGCATAAACATGCacaaaaaccctttaaaaacaaTTATCATACAAAGAAGCTTTCATCATTTTCATCTGGTGTGTCTATTCTAGCCAATATGGGAATTTTGGACAAACAGATACAGAGTGTCAAAGCCTTCACTCATGTATTTATTAGGGCTCTTTggttagaaattagaaaaaccaCCTTCATCTTACTGACTGACGCCAAAAAGGAGAACATTCTTACATGAATTTTACCCGTGCTGCAGTCAGTTTCCAAATGGAAGGCGATGACTCCAAAATTAGAGGGTATATCATAAACAGTAGTCAAGTCTAGTTGCCCTTTTATATAATTGACAAAATTAAGTTtattaagtaaaatctttaacaATGAGCACATACAGTAACTCTTCTGTGATAGCCTCCATATGTGTTAGATGTGTTTTTTAATATCAAGGTAGATATTTTCACTCTGCTTCTCTAGTTGCTTTTAATGAAAAAGCCTTTTCTATACTTTCATATCATATCATgggaaacatttttcatttttctctcatttaaaaatattccgtCTTTCCTGTTTCGTTCAGGaaacaggaaacaacaggtaaCAACAGTAGCAATCTGACTCCACCTGACTTCCATCTCTGTCTTGCCAGCTTTTATATCTGCTCATTCTGTGGGTAGTAATTTAGGAGTTATCCAAGAAGTTGAGGATTTGCGCTGAACTTAATGAACACCTTTGTCTGAACTGTGCATCCTAGCTCTGTGACGGTACTTCGCATCTTGGCGAATGAATAGGATCCTGGAAATCAGGAATCGACATGTTCTGTCTTCATTCTCacaagtgggttttttttttttttttttttttttttcaggtgttcCAACCCCAAGCCAAGAAATTCTGCGACACACGCTGAACACGCTGGTACGGGAGAGGAAAATCTACCCAACTCCAGATGGCTACTTCATCGTGACCCCACAGACTTATTTCATAACTCCTTCCCTCATAAGAACTAACAGTAAATGGTACCATTTGGACGAGAGGATACCTGACCGGTCTCAGTGCACCTCTCCGCAACCCGGGACCATCACGCCCTCTGCCTCAGGCTGTGTCAGGGAAAGGACATTGCCCCGAAACCACTGCGACTCTTGCCACTGCTGCAGAGAGGACGTGCACAGCACGCATGCACCCACCCTGCAGAGGAAGTCTGCCAAGGACTGCAAAGACCCTTACTGCCCCCCTTCTCTGTGCCAGGTGCCACCCACTGAAAAGAGCAAAAGTACTGTAAATTTTTCCTATAAGACAGAAACTCTCTCAAAACCTAAAGATAGTGAAAAGCAGTCAAAAAAATTCGGGCTAAAGTTATTCCggctaagttttaaaaaagacaagACCAAACAGCTGGCCAATTTTTCTGCCCAGTTTCCTCCTGAAGAGTGGCCGCTGCGAGACGAGGACACGCCAGCTACGATCCCTCGGGAAGTAGAGATGGAAATCATTAGGCGCATTAACCCAGACCTGACCGTGGAAAATGTCATGCGGCACACCGCACTCATGAAGAAACTGGAAGAAGAAAAGGCCCAGAGGAGTAAAGCCGGCTCCTCTGCCCATCACAGCGGAAGGAGTAAAAAGAGCAGGACTCATCGGAAGTCCCATGGAAAGTCTCGGTCTCACAGCAAGACACGAGTGTCTAAAGGAGACCCTTCCGACGGTTCACATCTGGATATCCCAGCTGAAAGAGAGTATGAGTTTTGTGATCCTCTTACCAGGGTACCCAGGGAGGGCTGCTTCATCATTGAACACAAAGGAGATAACTTCATCATGCACAGCAACACAAACGTGCTCGAGTCCCACTTCCCCATGACACCAGAATGGGATGTGTCTGGTGAATTGGCTAAAAGGAGAACTGAGATGCCTTTTCCTGAACCGTCTAGGGGAAGCTCCCACTCAAAAGTGCACCGAAGCCACAGCCATACACAGGACCGGAGGTCCAGGAATGAGAGATCCAACAAAGCCAAGGAGAGATCCAGGTCGATGGATAACTCCAAAGGCCCTCTGGGTGCTTCTTCTCTAGGGACGCCAGAAGACCTTGCTGAAGGCTGCAGCCAAGACGACCAGACCCCCAGCCAATCCTACATTGACGACAGTACTTTAAGGCCTGCACAGACTGTGAGTCTCCAAAGGGCTCACATTTCGTCCACAAGCTATAAAGAGGTGTGTATTCCAGAGATAGTCAGTGGCAGCAAGGAACCGTCCAGCGCTTGCAGCCTTTTGGAGCCAGGCAAACCACCCGAGAGTTTGCCATCCTATGGCGAACTTAACTCTTGTCCAACAAAAACAGCCACAGATGACTATTTCCAGTGCAACACCTCTAGTGAGACGGTGCTCACGGCACCATCACCTCTGGGAAAGAATAAGGAGGACCATGACACTCTGACTTTGGCAGAAGGGGTGAAAAAGCTCTCCCCATCTGATAGGCAGGTCCCCCACTGCTCCAGGGAGCCTGTGGGGCACAAGGAGGAGTCACCAAAAGGGCCGGGTGGGGGCCCAGCTGCTTCGGGAGGAGTGGCTGAAGGGATCGCCAACGGACGCCTCGTCCAGCACCATGGTGCCGAGCCCAGCAGCTTGGACAAGAGGAAAGAGATATTTAGCAAAGACACACTGTTCAAACCTCTTCACAGCACCTTGTCTGTAAACAGCTATCACAAATCAAGCCTGTCCCTCCTAAAATCTCACCCGAAGACACCTGCTGACACATTGCCAGGCCGATGTGAGAAACTGGAACCGTCCCTGGGGACCTCGGCGGCACAAGCCATGCCTGCTTCCCAACGTCAGCAGGAGTCAGGAGGGAACCAAGAAGCCTCTTTTGACTATTACAACGTCTCTGATGATGACGACTCTGAGGAAGGGGCAAACAAGAACACggaggaggagaaaaatagaGAGGACGTAGGCACCATGCAGTGGCTCCtcgagagggagaaggaaagagactTGCAGAGGAAATTTGAAAAGAACCTCACTCTTCTCGCCCCAAAAGAAACCGACAGCAGCAGCAACCAGAGAGCCACCCATTCAGCCCGGCTGGACAGCATGGACAGCAGCAGCATCACAGTGGACAGTGGATTCAACTCCCCACGGTAGGGAGAGGTGTctctgtgcacacacatgcacctaGCGGGGCCTGGGGCTTTATGCACGTAACTTAACCAGTTTCTGATTTCGTAGTCTCAGTTCTATGGATGAGGGTTAAGAGTTGTATGAGTTGTATTGTTAACAATCTGtttctgacttctttttcaggaattgaaaaaaatgtttctgcacCTGTAGAGATCACCAATCTGGACTGGTGGGTTGGCTCCTCCCCTCAAACTTGCATCAGTATGATCTAACTAAAACCAACATTTCCAGTATTTTTTCTGCTACGTTCATATTGCCACCCATGCTAAGAGAAGGATGTTTTTTAAGTCCTTCAAAAATAGTAACTTTTTGAGTAGAATAAATAGTccgggggtgggggaggaagatAGGGGTTGGGAGTAAATTGATTGATGCTAAGAGAGGGGTCCCTCTAGTGAAAATATAATAGCAGATCTGAAAACCTCTCCAATGGATCTAGAAGCTTGTTGCCATTTGGATCCCAGTGTTCTGTGCAGCCTGTCCTTCTGGCGCACACACCTTCCTTTCACCGCCAAGAAGTGGAATATTTCTTCCCTCACAGTGAGGGCAGGAGCCTGTGCTCTGTTAGATCAAAGCAGGTGCCATGTTTATTTCTCCTCCTGCAGAAATCACAGAGCCCATTTGGGCAGTCTAATTGTAGTTCCTTGTTGTTAATAGGTGTTAGTTCAGCAAAGGGTTGACAGTCGAGAGTTAGTGGTGCCCAGTGGTCATGGCCAAAGCTCTAGAGTTGTTCAGGGATTCAGAAAGCAAATAAGAGTCTGTGcaacttccttttttctccttaacTCTTTCTTCTCCTCAAAGAGCAACATGGGACCTAATTCTCTTTCTAACTTCTACTCCAGATTGGTGACTCTGAGATGCAGAAATACTACTGAGAGATTGACATTTCTCATCAGCTGTGATTCCCAAGATTTTACAATACTTATAATTTTAACATGGATTCAGATAGGATTATGtacttcatatatttattttaactattaagaattaaaattaattctGTTGTGATCGTTTCACTATATCCCTGGATAATTTTGGAAGTGAGCATCACACAGCTGGAACTGGGAATCATTAATTGCTTCATCCCATATTAGGCCTTTGTGATTTATTAAAGGGCTGgttcattataattattattatcattattattattattttggtcttGGAGCCTTTCTTCCTAGTTAACACGTGTGTGGAAGTCTAATGTCTGCACAGAGCTGAGAGATGGCCATGGTGACAGTGGAGACTATGGGCCCCAGTCCCTCTCCCCATCCGTTGAGGAGCCTCTGAGACCTCAGGGAGCCATGGGCCTCAGCCTGAAAACCACTAGTCTACTAAGTGGCTTTTCTAAGAAATCATTTTttgctaaataattttttatctcaAATCAGGTATTAATTTATTTTCCGATTTATTTTAActatcctttttttcttcattttcctgttCTACTCTTTTTTCCTCTTGAGTTCCCAGTAGTGGATACCAGATTAGCAAAACAGAGGGTCTGTAATCCATGGTAGAAGTTCAGAACAATTGCTGGTGGTAGGTGTGGTGTATTTGCCTGTGTCTTTCTGTTCTACTGTTTCTCATtatgtagcctctgcctcctaccTGCTTTTCACACGCTCGTTTTAAacctttctcctttccctctggGCCCCTGGGCTTCCACAGACAGGAAGCTGCCGTACTAAAGAGATAGTTGCTAAGGAGACATTGGGAGTAGTTTAATGGGTTCTAACTAGAAAACCTTCCACTGCATAATAttgaaagttttttgtttgtttgaaggtAAACAGAGATATTCATGAAATGGTTGAACCAGTATCTCTACAGAATATATTTTACTATCTCTAAACTTGGGGTGCAGAATATAGAATTTATGACTGGGATTATTTCTTGAAGTAAGTTGATTTTCAGTTGTTTCATTTTGTGCTTAAAGTTAAATGCTTTGTCATGGTACAAGGTGAAGACTGTTGTAAAGAGACAACCGTCACACAATAGCCACGTGTCTCCCCACTAATATTAAGTAGAATTTTCTCTACATGAAAACATGTATCACCTGTACATGTTATGCAGTTAGAGAATCTACGGAACAATTGCTAATTTTACCCCTTTCATATTTACTACTCTTCGATTAGAAGCTAGATGACAAACTATTTTCTACACATCTTAATAAAGTCACTGAGTTGTCTCGCTGATCCAGGAGTATGTTCTGCAAAGGAAAGTATTTGACTTCTAGAAACTTTACTCTCCAGTCTGGGGAGTATTTTAGCCAGATAGCATTATCATGCTCATACATTACCATTGCTGTGAGACATGGGAAtcgttttaaatttttttcagagatagggtctcactctgttgcccaggctggagtgcagtggtgattgtagctcactgccacctggaactcctgggctcaagcaatcctcccacttcagcctttgagtagctgggactacaggtgtgtgacaccatgcctggtaattttttaaaaaatttttgtagatccttctgccttgagctcccaaagtgctaggattataggcatgagccaccatgcccagccctgacaTGAAAATCTTAAGCAGGCCATTTATTAAAATCTTTCAGTAAATAATTCACTGAGCAGCTAagccccaaccaaaaaaaaaaaaaaaaaaacaaaacagaaaaagacccCAAAAAGTGATTTTTCTCCACACTCCAGGGTTTGAGTGCTGGCTCGGAAGTCATGTTCAGCCACATTTCCAAAATTCTTTAGTCCTTTTGTTGGGAATTAAAGGGTATGTAGAAGGAAAAAGGGTAGAAACTTGAACTATGCTATGAGATCtaatattgaaaatgaaaagtcTTGACGTGAGAAGCCTGCGATTTCAAATATGAGGCCTAAAGCTGGTTGATAAACACAATATGAAAATCAGAGACCAAAGGCTGCCGGAGTATATCTGCTTAACGTATTGCACGAACCTGTGCTGTAGACGCCTGGGGCCAGGGGAACACATACGCACAGAAGGATGAACAACAGAACTGCTTGGTCTATTTCTCCCGCCTATAAAATCCTGAAATCCTGTTTTTAAGGTTGCACTCCATTagctctcttaaaaaaaaaaaaaaaaaaaaaaaacccacttttaAATTTGAGGAATATTTTTACTGCTAACATTCCATCTCCTTTAACTTTTTCATCAGCACATCTGGAGCCCTCAGTGTGAATGTCACAGACTGTAATCATTATTGCAACAATAATGAAATACATTCTTTACCACTATTTACcactattacatatattacatatttaccaCTATTAATATGTTGGCTGTGATTGAAGGTGGGCGAAGGGATCTTACAGTAGAGACAGACCCCAGCTCAGATCATCTATTGCAATATGTGTTTACGGTGCCTGGTatacagcaggcactcaataaatgttgagcCCACCCCTTGAAAGCTGGTTTAAGAGTGAATCCTTTGgaccttaaaatgtattttcccatAGAAAATATGTCATTTGTAATACATGGAT harbors:
- the STOX2 gene encoding storkhead-box protein 2 isoform X1 encodes the protein MPGKMEKFLQIAPHSLAIVLGPAEGPAGERPVAARPAPPAQPRQLARHHIGYEIFADFKAENMQHFWNKKVTAAVAETFFLGWIDEQVLLIQGKEEHLEALREGWTRRALRPPSGFHIRCLGDVSPISMSPISQSQFIPLGEILCLAISAMNSARKPVTQEALMEHLTTCFPGVPTPSQEILRHTLNTLVRERKIYPTPDGYFIVTPQTYFITPSLIRTNSKWYHLDERIPDRSQCTSPQPGTITPSASGCVRERTLPRNHCDSCHCCREDVHSTHAPTLQRKSAKDCKDPYCPPSLCQVPPTEKSKSTVNFSYKTETLSKPKDSEKQSKKFGLKLFRLSFKKDKTKQLANFSAQFPPEEWPLRDEDTPATIPREVEMEIIRRINPDLTVENVMRHTALMKKLEEEKAQRSKAGSSAHHSGRSKKSRTHRKSHGKSRSHSKTRVSKGDPSDGSHLDIPAEREYEFCDPLTRVPREGCFIIEHKGDNFIMHSNTNVLESHFPMTPEWDVSGELAKRRTEMPFPEPSRGSSHSKVHRSHSHTQDRRSRNERSNKAKERSRSMDNSKGPLGASSLGTPEDLAEGCSQDDQTPSQSYIDDSTLRPAQTVSLQRAHISSTSYKEVCIPEIVSGSKEPSSACSLLEPGKPPESLPSYGELNSCPTKTATDDYFQCNTSSETVLTAPSPLGKNKEDHDTLTLAEGVKKLSPSDRQVPHCSREPVGHKEESPKGPGGGPAASGGVAEGIANGRLVQHHGAEPSSLDKRKEIFSKDTLFKPLHSTLSVNSYHKSSLSLLKSHPKTPADTLPGRCEKLEPSLGTSAAQAMPASQRQQESGGNQEASFDYYNVSDDDDSEEGANKNTEEEKNREDVGTMQWLLEREKERDLQRKFEKNLTLLAPKETDSSSNQRATHSARLDSMDSSSITVDSGFNSPR
- the STOX2 gene encoding storkhead-box protein 2 isoform X4 produces the protein MEPVQKGPGDVSPISMSPISQSQFIPLGEILCLAISAMNSARKPVTQEALMEHLTTCFPGVPTPSQEILRHTLNTLVRERKIYPTPDGYFIVTPQTYFITPSLIRTNSKWYHLDERIPDRSQCTSPQPGTITPSASGCVRERTLPRNHCDSCHCCREDVHSTHAPTLQRKSAKDCKDPYCPPSLCQVPPTEKSKSTVNFSYKTETLSKPKDSEKQSKKFGLKLFRLSFKKDKTKQLANFSAQFPPEEWPLRDEDTPATIPREVEMEIIRRINPDLTVENVMRHTALMKKLEEEKAQRSKAGSSAHHSGRSKKSRTHRKSHGKSRSHSKTRVSKGDPSDGSHLDIPAEREYEFCDPLTRVPREGCFIIEHKGDNFIMHSNTNVLESHFPMTPEWDVSGELAKRRTEMPFPEPSRGSSHSKVHRSHSHTQDRRSRNERSNKAKERSRSMDNSKGPLGASSLGTPEDLAEGCSQDDQTPSQSYIDDSTLRPAQTVSLQRAHISSTSYKEVCIPEIVSGSKEPSSACSLLEPGKPPESLPSYGELNSCPTKTATDDYFQCNTSSETVLTAPSPLGKNKEDHDTLTLAEGVKKLSPSDRQVPHCSREPVGHKEESPKGPGGGPAASGGVAEGIANGRLVQHHGAEPSSLDKRKEIFSKDTLFKPLHSTLSVNSYHKSSLSLLKSHPKTPADTLPGRCEKLEPSLGTSAAQAMPASQRQQESGGNQEASFDYYNVSDDDDSEEGANKNTEEEKNREDVGTMQWLLEREKERDLQRKFEKNLTLLAPKETDSSSNQRATHSARLDSMDSSSITVDSGFNSPRN
- the STOX2 gene encoding storkhead-box protein 2 (The RefSeq protein has 1 substitution compared to this genomic sequence), producing MKKTRSTTLRRAWPSSDFSDRASDRMRSRSEKDYRLHKRFPAAFAPQASRGYMTSGDVSPISMSPISQSQFIPLGEILCLAISAMNSARKPVTQEALMEHLTTCFPGVPTPSQEILRHTLNTLVRERKIYPTPDGYFIVTPQTYFITPSLIRTNSKWYHLDERIPDRSQCTSPQPGTITPSASGCVRERTLPRNHCDSCHCCREDVHSTHAPTLQRKSAKDCKDPYCPPSLCQVPPTEKSKSTVNFSYKTETLSKPKDSEKQSKKFGLKLFRLSFKKDKTKQLANFSAQFPPEEWPLRDEDTPATIPREVEMEIIRRINPDLTVENVMRHTALMKKLEEEKAQRSKAGSSAHHSGRSKKSRTHRKSHGKSRSHSKTRVSKGDPSDGSHLDIPAEREYDFCDPLTRVPREGCFIIEHKGDNFIMHSNTNVLESHFPMTPEWDVSGELAKRRTEMPFPEPSRGSSHSKVHRSHSHTQDRRSRNERSNKAKERSRSMDNSKGPLGASSLGTPEDLAEGCSQDDQTPSQSYIDDSTLRPAQTVSLQRAHISSTSYKEVCIPEIVSGSKEPSSACSLLEPGKPPESLPSYGELNSCPTKTATDDYFQCNTSSETVLTAPSPLGKNKEDHDTLTLAEGVKKLSPSDRQVPHCSREPVGHKEESPKGPGGGPAASGGVAEGIANGRLVQHHGAEPSSLDKRKEIFSKDTLFKPLHSTLSVNSYHKSSLSLLKSHPKTPADTLPGRCEKLEPSLGTSAAQAMPASQRQQESGGNQEASFDYYNVSDDDDSEEGANKNTEEEKNREDVGTMQWLLEREKERDLQRKFEKNLTLLAPKETDSSSNQRATHSARLDSMDSSSITVDSGFNSPRTRESLASNTSSIVESNRRQNPALSPAHGGAGPAFNFRASTEPPTNEAEKLQKPSNCLQASVTSV
- the STOX2 gene encoding storkhead-box protein 2 isoform X2 encodes the protein MEPVQKGPGDVSPISMSPISQSQFIPLGEILCLAISAMNSARKPVTQEALMEHLTTCFPGVPTPSQEILRHTLNTLVRERKIYPTPDGYFIVTPQTYFITPSLIRTNSKWYHLDERIPDRSQCTSPQPGTITPSASGCVRERTLPRNHCDSCHCCREDVHSTHAPTLQRKSAKDCKDPYCPPSLCQVPPTEKSKSTVNFSYKTETLSKPKDSEKQSKKFGLKLFRLSFKKDKTKQLANFSAQFPPEEWPLRDEDTPATIPREVEMEIIRRINPDLTVENVMRHTALMKKLEEEKAQRSKAGSSAHHSGRSKKSRTHRKSHGKSRSHSKTRVSKGDPSDGSHLDIPAEREYEFCDPLTRVPREGCFIIEHKGDNFIMHSNTNVLESHFPMTPEWDVSGELAKRRTEMPFPEPSRGSSHSKVHRSHSHTQDRRSRNERSNKAKERSRSMDNSKGPLGASSLGTPEDLAEGCSQDDQTPSQSYIDDSTLRPAQTVSLQRAHISSTSYKEVCIPEIVSGSKEPSSACSLLEPGKPPESLPSYGELNSCPTKTATDDYFQCNTSSETVLTAPSPLGKNKEDHDTLTLAEGVKKLSPSDRQVPHCSREPVGHKEESPKGPGGGPAASGGVAEGIANGRLVQHHGAEPSSLDKRKEIFSKDTLFKPLHSTLSVNSYHKSSLSLLKSHPKTPADTLPGRCEKLEPSLGTSAAQAMPASQRQQESGGNQEASFDYYNVSDDDDSEEGANKNTEEEKNREDVGTMQWLLEREKERDLQRKFEKNLTLLAPKETDSSSNQRATHSARLDSMDSSSITVDSGFNSPRTRESLASNTSSIVESNRRQNPALSPAHGGAGPAFNFRASTEPPTNEAEKLQKPSNCLQASVTSV
- the STOX2 gene encoding storkhead-box protein 2 isoform X3; protein product: MSPISQSQFIPLGEILCLAISAMNSARKPVTQEALMEHLTTCFPGVPTPSQEILRHTLNTLVRERKIYPTPDGYFIVTPQTYFITPSLIRTNSKWYHLDERIPDRSQCTSPQPGTITPSASGCVRERTLPRNHCDSCHCCREDVHSTHAPTLQRKSAKDCKDPYCPPSLCQVPPTEKSKSTVNFSYKTETLSKPKDSEKQSKKFGLKLFRLSFKKDKTKQLANFSAQFPPEEWPLRDEDTPATIPREVEMEIIRRINPDLTVENVMRHTALMKKLEEEKAQRSKAGSSAHHSGRSKKSRTHRKSHGKSRSHSKTRVSKGDPSDGSHLDIPAEREYEFCDPLTRVPREGCFIIEHKGDNFIMHSNTNVLESHFPMTPEWDVSGELAKRRTEMPFPEPSRGSSHSKVHRSHSHTQDRRSRNERSNKAKERSRSMDNSKGPLGASSLGTPEDLAEGCSQDDQTPSQSYIDDSTLRPAQTVSLQRAHISSTSYKEVCIPEIVSGSKEPSSACSLLEPGKPPESLPSYGELNSCPTKTATDDYFQCNTSSETVLTAPSPLGKNKEDHDTLTLAEGVKKLSPSDRQVPHCSREPVGHKEESPKGPGGGPAASGGVAEGIANGRLVQHHGAEPSSLDKRKEIFSKDTLFKPLHSTLSVNSYHKSSLSLLKSHPKTPADTLPGRCEKLEPSLGTSAAQAMPASQRQQESGGNQEASFDYYNVSDDDDSEEGANKNTEEEKNREDVGTMQWLLEREKERDLQRKFEKNLTLLAPKETDSSSNQRATHSARLDSMDSSSITVDSGFNSPRTRESLASNTSSIVESNRRQNPALSPAHGGAGPAFNFRASTEPPTNEAEKLQKPSNCLQASVTSV